From a single Raphanus sativus cultivar WK10039 chromosome 3, ASM80110v3, whole genome shotgun sequence genomic region:
- the LOC108845213 gene encoding LOW QUALITY PROTEIN: polygalacturonase (The sequence of the model RefSeq protein was modified relative to this genomic sequence to represent the inferred CDS: inserted 1 base in 1 codon) — MASLLVLFVVFFFFSSCFAQSYNVLSFGAKPDGKTDATKAFMAVWETACASSRPVTIVFPKGRFLVRSLNFDGSKCKPKPVTFRIDGTLVAPADFRVIGNEDYWIFFQHLDGVTVYGGVLDARGTSLWDCKXSGKNCPSGATTIGFQSSSNVVVSGLTSLNSQMFHVVINGCNNVKLQGVKVLAAGNSPNTDGIHVQSSSTVSIFNTKISTGDDCVSIGPGTNGLWIENVACGPGHGISIGSLGKDSVEAGVQNVTVKTVTFTGTDNGVRIKSWARPSSGFARNIRFQHCVMNNVGNPILIDQNYCPRNENCPGQVSGIKISDVLFVDIHGTSATEVGVKLDCSPKKPCTGIRLEDVKLTYRNKPAASACIHAGGIEAGFLQPNCL, encoded by the exons ATGGCTTCACTTCTTGTCCtcttcgtcgtcttcttcttcttctcctcttgttTTGCTCAATCCTACAATGTCTTGTCTTTCGGAGCTAAACCGGACGGAAAAACAGACGCAACCAAAGCGTTTATGGCGGTTTGGGAAACCGCTTGTGCCTCGTCTCGTCCAGTTACCATCGTTTTTCCTAAAGGCAGGTTCTTGGTAAGAAGTCTTAACTTCGACGGTTCGAAGTGCAAGCCTAAGCCCGTTACGTTCCGTATAGACGGTACATTGGTGGCTCCGGCTGATTTTCGAGTTATCGGAAATGAAGACTACTGGATTTTTTTCCAGCATCTCGACGGCGTCACCGTCTACGGTGGAGTTCTTGACGCTCGAGGAACTTCTCTGTGGGATTGTA ATTCCGGCAAGAATTGCCCCAGCGGAGCCACT ACAATAGGGTTTCAGAGCTCGAGCAACGTCGTCGTTTCCGGGCTGACGTCACTTAACAGTCAGATGTTCCACGTCGTCATCAACGGTTGCAACAACGTAAAGCTCCAAGGAGTCAAAGTATTAGCCGCAGGAAACAGCCCCAACACAGACGGTATCCACGTTCAGTCTTCCTCCACCGTCTCTATCTTCAACACAAAAATTTCCACCGGCGATGATTGTGTCTCCATCGGTCCAGGAACTAATGGTTTATGGATTGAAAATGTTGCATGTGGTCCTGGTCACGGCATcag CATTGGCAGCCTGGGGAAAGATAGCGTGGAGGCAGGTGTACAGAACGTGACAGTTAAAACGGTGACCTTTACCGGAACAGACAACGGGGTTAGAATCAAGTCATGGGCCAGGCCCAGTAGTGGATTCGCTAGGAACATCCGTTTTCAACATTGTGTAATGAACAACGTAGGGAACCCAATTCTTATTGACCAAAACTATTGTCCTCGTAACGAAAACTGCCCTGGCCAG GTTTCGGGTATCAAAATCAGCGATGTGTTGTTCGTCGATATACATGGAACATCGGCGACTGAAGTTGGAGTGAAACTTGATTGTAGTCCAAAGAAACCGTGTACCGGAATTAGACTTGAGGATGTGAAGTTAACGTACCGGAATAAACCGGCTGCATCGGCTTGTATTCACGCAGGAGGAATCGAAGCTGGGTTTCTTCAGCCAAACTGCCTTTGA